A window of Zalophus californianus isolate mZalCal1 chromosome 12, mZalCal1.pri.v2, whole genome shotgun sequence genomic DNA:
TTGCACTCAGATAGCCTTGTTAATACTTGGACATACTTCGTTTTTTTAACCTTGGGATCATATTCTCTGTCCTGTTgagtatgttgtattttcataaTTATCTCCTTTCTTAAATAAAGGTTTGTAAAGATCATATTTAATGGTCGGAGTGGCATGATTTAAAGTCTGGCCTCCAGATTGCTTAGGTCacatctccctgcccacccccccccccccgccccaccccaagcTGTTCTAGGCTCCCCTGGGACTGGAGGGGAGGCttgtctgggggaggggcctggatGATGGCTGCACGTCTGACGTCCCTAACTCCAAATCAAGTGCTGTTGGGTGGTAAGGTCAGAGCGTGGCCCTgggcctctccctgctgctctcagCTATGCGGCGTCCTGTACCTCCCTCCCAGATTAATGACTCAGTACGTGGGGTGGGAGACAGGAATGTGAGGTGCCCTAAAGTCTCCGTGGGGGGGGGGTCATGTTGCCCTGCACTGCGGTCCCCTGAGCTGTCCCTGCTGTGTGGTGTCACTGAGCTGGCTTTGCAGTGTTGGCAGGCGAGAAGGGCTaggcagcaggggcaggagcatGTGGGAGTCGGGGAGTGGAAGAGGGTGACAGAGAAGCTTGCTGGTCCCAAGCAGTAgcgcttggggtgggggtgggggatgcagtTTTGTCCCTCAGGGGACATTTGtcaatgtttggagacatttgtCACGGCTTGTTGGTGGGATTGCTCCTGTCCTCTCGTGGGTGGCAAACAGGGATGCTGCCGAACATCCTCCAAGGCACAGGATAACGTACCTGCTTTGAGTGGTGGTAGTATGGAGGTAAAGAGCCCAGATCTGCACTGTGAATGGGGGCGGGAGGGACGGGCCTGAGGAAGGGTCTCCAGGCTCCCTGCAGCAGGAGGTGACCGCACTTGAGGCTGCTCTGCGTTGACCACCTCTCCCCGGGACAGAGCTCTGGCCTGCCCTGGCCGGCTCGTGGGCGTTCTTTTCCGGCCCGCTCCCTAGGTAGGTAACTGAGACTCGGCAAAGGCAGTTCTGAACAAGGAAAGACAGGCGTCCCGCAGGAAAGCCGAGCAGTGGCTGTGCCTTCGTCACAGTCTCATCCACGTAACCAAGCCCTGTTGGCAGACACACGTGGGCCCGGGAGTTTCTGTGCGCTCCTTTCCACGGCAGGGCCAGGATAGGAGGACTCTGGTTCTTTAGAGAGGAACGCTGAAGCAGCTGGGTGTGGAGGAGCCATTCCATCCTGCGGGGCCTGCTCTGTGCTGCCAGCCTCTGTGGGAGCTGGGTTTGCACGGctcggggcggggaggggtggggctcaGTCGTGCCCACATCTGCCTGGTTGAGGTGTGCAGATGTCAGGTAAGGTGGGACCGGGAGCAGAGCAGAGGTCCATCGGCTGGAGAACCCGTGTTTTACCTTGGTGACTGTGCATTGTTGTCACTGGCgagggcctggggcccagggtgGGAGGCACAGAGCCGTGGGCCGGAGGGCTGTGGTCACCTGCCAGGCAGGGCTTTGGGGGCACGGAAGTCCTGATTTCCAGTGAATGTGCTCTTGGctcctctgtttcctcttctgcaaaagtGTTCCTCCCAGCTTTAATGTGGGGGCACGTAGTGTCCCTCCCCCCGTTCTGGTCCCCTTGTCCTTTCCTGCCACAGCAGCCACCTCCATCCATACGGTCCCTGGGGTCACTGAGCCCGTTCGTTCCTCGGGGCATCACTCCCTGACCATCATGCTTGGGCTGTGGGCTTGCCTCCACCTGACCCTGCTCTACCCAGCAGCCTCCTCAGTCCAGTGGGCATTTTCACACAGTGTCCCTTGCTGTGTCGTTACCCGCCTCCCTCTGGCTGCTTGTCAGTGCCCTCCATTCAGCCTCATAAACCTGGTGTTCTCTCGACGGCGGCCCATGACTGCTCCTTTTCACTAGACGCCAGGGCCTCCTGACCACTTTCACCCCCAAAATAGTGTGTGGCTAGGGAGGCTCTGCATCATCCTGGAGAGAGGCCTGCAAATACCTAAAGAGGGCTGTGTCCCCCGGAAAGGCTGGCCCAGGGAGCTGCACATTCCCACTGGGCACCTCTGCAGGTAATGCTTGGATCCCTTCAGCCTAGAGCTCCAGCTGCCTCCTAGGCCCGACGCACACAGGTGACTGGACAGCTTCTTGCCTCCCCGCCTGTCCTGTGTGCCCACATGCATCCAGTAACGGGCTAGATCCTTGGAAGTTGTTCTAGACTCCGGAGAGCGCTCCTTTCCAGCGCTCACTACCTTCGGCGAAGGCCTTGTCTCCCTGGTGTTTATGGCAGCCTTCTAGTACCTGGTGCCCTTGCACCCCTCCCCGCCATGGGCAGCAGTTTTAACCCCCTCTCGCTGCTTACAGGCCCTAGCAGGTCCCGTTCGAATAGTGACCTGGACTTCTTAGTGGATGCCTCGAATGAATCGCTTttggaaagaaatgaagtagaaatGAAGGAGTGTTGCAGAATAGAGGGGAGCTAGGTTAAGATGAGGGGACCCCCTGCTCAGAGATGGGGGGAGGAGCTCTGGGGCCCGGTGAGGGAAATCTCCCTCggagagggaaataaaaagtGGTGTGGATTATGTAAACACAGACTTGGGACTCCTTGTTACCCTGGAGCCCAGGCTTTATAAATAGCAGGAGTGAATAATCCTATGCTTCTTTGCAGGCGTCACCCTGCCTGGCCCAGGCCTGGCGCAGGCCTGGCCCGAGGCTGCAGGGTTGGGAGGCTGCCACTTGGAGCAGAGATCCCTTCTTGTTTTCCTCTCTGCTGAAACCTTGACCCCTCTGTGGGCGGCATTGCTGCTATCCTTCCCCCAGACCTCCTCCCTCGCGCTCGCACCTGGCCTCATGCCGCCCCACAGCCACTGGCGCCTGGAaaggccctccctcccctgcctttctGGAACCCAGGTGCTAGCCAGGTCCTTCCCTCCGGCATGGCTTCTTTGCCTGGCCTTCTGCCCCGCTCACCTTCTCTGGCCAACCCTCGCCCGTGCTGCCTGGCAGACAGGGATTGATGCCCTTATGTCGGCACCAGAATAAAGAGCTAGTGTGCAGCAGGCgctggggctgagggcaggcGGTTGCGGCCTCGGGACTGCCCGTGCTGCCACCTCCTCTGGGGGCCTTCGTTCCTTCCCTtgacctcagtctccccatcttgGGCGGAGAGCTGAGCCTCCAGGCCCCACGACCACAAGCAGAGGTTACAAGTTGGCCCACGCAATCTGGAAACCATTTTGAATTCATTGCTCATGTTAAAAGAAAGCACTGAGCCGAGGACATTTTTGAGAGAACGAAGTGAGGCCCAGCATGCTGTCTTCTGTGTCTGCttgtggaaggaaacagaagaggtGGTTCATGGTGGTGACCTGTTAGTTACTCAGGAATTAATTGAAATGGTTAAAAAGAAACACCTCAGAATTAATGAGAGATCATGAGCGGGtgccaaaaaaggaaaatgaagagattttGCCTCCGGGTGCTGATACGGAAAATGGGAAGGATCAGTCCCATGGCACCCGAATTCCATTCAGTACAGCGTAACTGCTGGAGCCTGTCAGGGGTTCCTTTAGGTGGGGGCCGGGGCCTGGTCCCCCTCCCTCAGGAGGGCTCTGTGTCCTCAGGTCTGGCCGGGCTGGCCCggtgggagaggctgggagacACCTCGTGCTGTCATCTGCTGCGGGCTCAGGCGGGGCTCAGGAGAGGCCCGCTTACTGGGTGATTTTCTCTCCGTAGGAGCCCACTGGCCCGCGAGCAGGGGTGTCGGAAACGGGCCTCCGGCGCCGGCCCAGGCAGAGGGGATGGTGCCTTTTTCGGGGCGAGCCGTCAGCCGACCCCCAGTGGTGCCCGCATCCCCGAGCCAGAACCGCCAGGGCCCCGGCCTCCCGGACGGACTTCATCCGATGGAGCCCCAGGGTGAGAAGCCGGCAGAGGCAGACGGGGTGCGTGTCACGCCCCAGTTGCTCAAGTCGCGCTCGGGTGAGTTTGCCCTGGAGTCCATCCTGCTGCTGAAGCTCCGGGGCCTGGGGCTGGTGGACCTGGGCTGCCTGGGGGAGTGCCTGGGGCTCGAGTGGCTGGACCTGTCGGGCAACGCGCTCACCCAGCTGGGCCCGCTGGCCTGCTTGCGCCAGCTGGCGGTGCTCAACGTGGCCGACAACCGGCTCACGGGGCTGGAGCCGCTAGGCGCCTGCGAGAGCCTGCAGAGCCTCAACGCCGCGGGCAACCTGCTGGCCACCCCTGGCCAGCTGCAGTGTCTGGCCGGCCTGCCCGGCCTCGAGTACCTGCGGCTCCGGGACCCCTTGGCCCGGCTCAGCAACCCACTGTGCGCCAGCCCCTCCTACTGGGCAGCCGTCCGAGAGCTGCTCCCCGGCCTGAAGGTCATCGACGGTGAGCGCGTGAGCGGGCGGGGCAGTGAGTTCTACCAGCTGTGCCGCGACCTGGACAGCTCCCTGCGCCCCGGCTCCAGCCCCGGCCCCGGCGCCACGGAGGCCCAGCCCTGGGTAGAGCCGGGCTACTGGGAGTCGTGGCCCACCCGGAGCAGCTCCATCCTGGAGGAGGCCTGCCGGCAGTTCGAGCACGCCCTGCAGGAGTGCCACGACCTGGACCGCCAGGCCAACGACAGCCTGGCCCAGGCTGAGCGAGCACTCAGCCCTGCCGGCACCACCTCGTCCTTTGTGTTTTGAGTATGCCCGTGGCCTGTGACAGCCGGGCACACTGTGGCCTGGCTGCCCGCATCTGCTGCCGGGCTTTGGTGCGTGTCTTCGGTTTCATCATGCTGGCCACGGGGCCTGCAGACCCGGCTTTGTTTTCTCCGTGTTGCTAAGAGCAGTGCGCCCCCCCTTACCCCCGCCGCTCCTTCGGGAAAATTCCACATCTCCCTGCACGTGGTTCAAGGACATGCCTCCCCAGTGGCCTCTAGCAGGGGTAAAGGCCCTGCtcaagcagcaggcagagcgtGAGGCCGGCCCGCCACCTCCGCTGTGAGCCTGGGAGGGAGGCCCTGTGTGCAGCCAAGTCCACAGCCGCTGccctgcccgccccgcccccccccccccccagccgccCCAGCCGCTGGGTCCAAGGCTCAGGGGGAAGAGAGTTGCTTCTTCCTAAGGCTAGAGGTGAGaaaggcagggatggggtgggcgCTGGCCCAGCGGTCCTGGGAGAAGAGGGGGTGGAGCCCGGAAGCTGGTGTTCGCCCACCTTCCAAAGTTGCCTGTCCCAGTAACCCTCTGCTCTGGTGGCCTCGTCCTGTGTCACCCTGGAGCCCTCGCTGCCCATTCTCACGCATGCTGATCCCTATTAAATCTTTCTGTTCTAATAAGCATCATTGCCTATCATTTTCCGTGGGTGAGCTTTGTTTTCCCAAGCATGAGCGCCTGAAGGCAAGACGAGGTCTCTGCGGTGCCTGGTCTCCTGCTTCCTGGGCGGTGGGCAGGAAGCCTCCCGCGCCTCCTGCCAGACTGCACTCCTGCAGCGGGGCTGAGGAGAGGGGGGCACgcaagaggggga
This region includes:
- the LRRC61 gene encoding leucine-rich repeat-containing protein 61 gives rise to the protein MVPFSGRAVSRPPVVPASPSQNRQGPGLPDGLHPMEPQGEKPAEADGVRVTPQLLKSRSGEFALESILLLKLRGLGLVDLGCLGECLGLEWLDLSGNALTQLGPLACLRQLAVLNVADNRLTGLEPLGACESLQSLNAAGNLLATPGQLQCLAGLPGLEYLRLRDPLARLSNPLCASPSYWAAVRELLPGLKVIDGERVSGRGSEFYQLCRDLDSSLRPGSSPGPGATEAQPWVEPGYWESWPTRSSSILEEACRQFEHALQECHDLDRQANDSLAQAERALSPAGTTSSFVF